In the Kaistella sp. 97-N-M2 genome, one interval contains:
- a CDS encoding DUF389 domain-containing protein, which produces MNNIFNLHNGEEEKAKVLATVRSNISFSGSNLWILACAIMVASIGLNVNSTAVVIGAMLISPLMGPIVGAGFALGMFDFQLLRKSLKNLLLSTVVGLLVSFLYFFLSPYKESHSEIISRTAPNIYDVLIAFFGGLVGVIAVTRVEKGNPIPGVAIATALMPPLCTAGFGLATGNFAYFGGAMFLYTINCVFICIATYIIVKFLKYPAVEFVDKKKSDKIRIWITVIIALMIIPSIFFAYRFITQQNYEQKVSTFLSREFEDKGNTIVYKKTTYSTNPKQIELAFLTRKFSAAQIKEVNDRLKNYKIEGTQVIIRQDSAFLANATTKNLQTNEVTDQTNAIIAELNNQVKKYSFETQNLFPEAKSILPEITTLSVAKQEVFNTTDSTRIIPVALYEAEKPLTLQQTATLRNWLKVKLKVDTLEIYKR; this is translated from the coding sequence ATGAATAATATTTTCAATCTCCACAACGGTGAAGAAGAGAAAGCGAAGGTTTTGGCCACGGTTAGAAGCAATATATCGTTCAGCGGGTCCAATCTCTGGATTTTGGCGTGCGCCATTATGGTGGCTTCAATCGGTTTAAATGTGAATTCGACCGCCGTCGTTATTGGTGCAATGCTTATTTCACCGCTCATGGGACCAATCGTGGGCGCCGGTTTTGCGCTGGGAATGTTCGACTTTCAGCTGTTGCGCAAATCATTAAAAAATCTTTTGCTCTCCACCGTCGTCGGATTGCTCGTTTCGTTTTTATACTTTTTTTTAAGCCCCTACAAAGAATCCCATTCCGAAATCATTTCGCGGACCGCGCCAAATATATATGATGTGTTGATTGCATTTTTCGGTGGTCTCGTTGGTGTAATTGCCGTAACACGCGTAGAAAAAGGAAATCCGATTCCGGGAGTTGCCATCGCAACGGCTTTGATGCCACCGCTTTGTACAGCGGGTTTCGGATTGGCTACAGGAAATTTTGCCTACTTTGGCGGCGCCATGTTCCTCTATACCATCAATTGTGTTTTTATCTGCATCGCTACCTATATTATCGTTAAATTTCTAAAATATCCCGCCGTCGAATTTGTGGACAAGAAAAAATCAGATAAAATAAGGATCTGGATTACGGTGATTATCGCTTTAATGATCATCCCAAGTATATTCTTTGCGTACCGTTTTATCACGCAGCAAAATTACGAACAGAAAGTCTCCACATTTCTCTCCCGGGAGTTCGAAGACAAAGGCAACACCATCGTTTACAAAAAAACCACCTACTCCACCAATCCGAAGCAGATAGAACTCGCCTTCCTGACGCGTAAATTTTCTGCGGCGCAAATAAAAGAAGTCAACGACCGGCTTAAAAATTACAAAATTGAAGGTACGCAGGTCATCATTCGGCAAGACAGTGCTTTCTTAGCCAATGCTACCACAAAAAATTTACAGACCAATGAAGTAACCGATCAAACAAACGCTATTATAGCTGAGCTGAACAATCAGGTTAAAAAATATTCCTTTGAAACGCAGAATCTCTTCCCGGAAGCGAAGTCTATTTTGCCCGAAATTACAACCTTATCCGTTGCAAAACAGGAAGTTTTCAACACCACAGATTCCACCAGGATTATTCCGGTTGCGTTATACGAAGCTGAAAAACCCCTCACGTTACAGCAAACGGCAACGCTGCGAAACTGGCTGAAAGTGAAGCTGAAGGTAGACACTTTAGAAATTTATAAAAGATAA
- a CDS encoding APC family permease translates to MKTLAVEKPIHKKLNELQSTAICGNDISSSCLYVSALTIMYAGQYAWLSLLVVAVVLFLFRRIYGEVVGALPLNGGAYNVLLNTSSKRTASIAATLTVLSYMATAVISASEAMHYLHNLLPWLNVIIATVFVLLIFTLLTISGIGESANVAVVIFLIHLVSLTLLVIAGIWFITTHGFDTFHLNWNTPLKSGGIITALFLGFSAAMLGISGFESSANFVEEQEQGVFRKTLRNMWGIVSFFNPMLALIIIFVLPLSTVGENQTSLLAYLGEITGGKWLAYFISVDAVLVLCGAVLTSFVGVSGLVNRMTLDRILPNYFLQQNKKGSHYRIAIAFFILCISVLFVTLGDLTSLAGVYTFSFLSVMALFGIGNLLLKIKRRKLPRPVRASILSVLVAVSFIVIAFWGNVVLNRNAFFTFLKYLFPALLVVVIMLNRIKIIKGIIALLENIYNPFRGFVISSNKKLHRLHRRINAQEFVFFTKKDNVAILNKVMQYVEDNETTRRLKIVNVMKEGENNDELKIDLRVLDRAYPDIDIEFVEIIGDFTPELIEELSQKWNIPKNFMFIASPSNRFSYRVAELGGVRLIM, encoded by the coding sequence ATGAAAACTTTGGCTGTTGAAAAACCCATTCATAAAAAACTTAACGAGTTACAATCGACGGCGATTTGCGGAAATGACATCAGTTCTTCGTGCCTCTACGTTTCCGCGCTGACCATTATGTATGCGGGACAATATGCATGGCTCTCTTTACTTGTGGTGGCTGTTGTGCTATTTTTGTTCAGAAGAATCTATGGCGAAGTAGTTGGCGCTCTGCCTTTGAATGGAGGCGCTTATAATGTTTTGCTGAATACATCATCGAAAAGAACTGCTTCAATCGCGGCGACACTCACCGTTTTATCCTACATGGCAACCGCCGTTATTTCCGCCAGCGAAGCGATGCATTACCTGCACAACCTTCTGCCCTGGCTTAACGTGATTATTGCGACCGTATTCGTCCTTTTGATTTTTACATTGCTTACCATATCCGGCATTGGCGAATCGGCTAACGTTGCGGTAGTTATTTTTCTAATTCATCTTGTTTCGCTGACGCTTTTGGTAATCGCGGGAATCTGGTTTATTACCACTCATGGCTTCGACACTTTTCACCTCAACTGGAATACGCCGCTAAAATCCGGCGGCATAATTACAGCTTTATTTCTGGGATTTTCGGCGGCGATGTTAGGAATTTCGGGATTCGAAAGTTCTGCGAATTTTGTAGAAGAGCAGGAACAGGGCGTTTTTCGAAAAACCCTGAGAAATATGTGGGGAATTGTAAGTTTCTTTAATCCTATGCTCGCTTTGATCATCATTTTTGTACTGCCGTTATCTACGGTGGGCGAAAATCAAACTTCTTTACTCGCCTATCTGGGCGAAATTACCGGCGGAAAATGGCTGGCGTATTTTATTTCCGTTGATGCGGTGCTGGTGCTTTGCGGTGCGGTCTTGACCTCGTTTGTCGGCGTTTCCGGTCTTGTTAACCGAATGACACTGGACCGGATTTTACCAAACTATTTTCTGCAGCAAAATAAAAAAGGATCGCACTACCGAATTGCCATTGCATTTTTTATTCTTTGTATTTCTGTACTTTTTGTTACGCTGGGCGACCTCACGTCGTTAGCCGGTGTTTATACCTTCTCTTTCCTCTCCGTGATGGCGCTTTTCGGCATTGGTAATTTACTTTTAAAAATAAAACGCCGAAAACTACCACGCCCTGTTCGGGCTTCTATTCTGTCCGTTCTTGTTGCCGTATCATTTATTGTTATCGCATTTTGGGGAAATGTGGTTTTAAACCGCAATGCGTTTTTTACTTTTCTTAAATATCTTTTCCCGGCATTACTGGTAGTTGTTATCATGTTAAACCGTATTAAAATCATCAAAGGAATTATTGCACTGCTCGAAAATATTTATAATCCGTTCCGCGGATTTGTCATCAGCAGCAATAAAAAACTTCACCGTCTTCACCGCCGCATCAATGCGCAGGAATTTGTGTTCTTCACGAAAAAAGATAATGTCGCCATTTTAAATAAAGTAATGCAATACGTGGAGGATAACGAAACCACGCGCAGACTGAAAATTGTGAATGTGATGAAAGAAGGCGAAAACAATGACGAACTGAAAATCGATCTGCGTGTATTGGACCGTGCGTATCCGGACATCGACATTGAATTTGTAGAAATCATCGGAGATTTTACACCGGAACTTATTGAGGAACTCTCGCAGAAATGGAACATTCCGAAAAACTTTATGTTTATCGCCTCGCCCAGCAACCGTTTCAGTTATCGGGTCGCAGAATTGGGCGGCGTGCGTTTGATTATGTAA